The nucleotide window TCATTATCGTTCAGATTATAATAAGAACATGCCAGATTATAGCATAGCGAAATACTTTTTCCGCATTTTTTAATCCCTTTTTTATAGATTTTAATCGCTTTCTTCTCATTTCCCATCGCGCTATAACAGTTTCCGATGAGAGCATAAGCTTGATCTACACATCTGTCGTTTAGCTTTATTACTTTTTTACAGTAATTTATAGATTCATCATATTGTTTCAGTCCTATTTTCGAAACCGCTATCTCATATAAAGCACTTGAAGAGGATGGGTCTTCAACCAAAGCTTTTTGATACATACCGATCGCTTCCCTGTATTTTCCTTGGTCATGTAATTTGATTCCTTCCGATATATATTTATCAGCTTGAGTTTGCGCTGATATAACCATAATATAAAATAAACTCGCAAGGATGAGTGTGAAACGTTTCATGGTTTGTATGATTTAAGGTATAATATCCCAAAAATATACTAACAAAATTAAAAAATATTTTGAAAACATCAAATTATAATATATTTAAAATTTTATTTATTCCTGAATACAGATAGTTTATACTGTTGTGAAGATGATATCTTGATAAGTGGTTGATTTATAGGTAATTTATGTGTTTTTTTGATGAACTTTTAATTATGAATTTTCGGGGAGCATTGACGATCTTATAATTTTCATTCATTAAAGCAGTATTCATAAAAATCGTTTCACCTTGTTTTTGAGTCCCATAATTATCATGTATATGTCCGACCTAAATGAAATTTAGGTCTTATTTGTTCTATTCGTTTTAATAGCATAATGCTACCATAGTGAATTTTTTGAGAATAGTCGAGGATATTTTTTGGAGGTTGGTAGGTAATTAGTATATCTATGTTGTTTGGTATTTGATTTATGTACATCTCGTATTTCCCTTCGATTTCTCGATCATAAACATCGGAAGGCCGTAGAATGTTACATTTTCAATTGTTATGTCTGAGTGGCATAAGTAGTGGCAATTGGTGGGAAGTCTTTCGACTGAAGCTTTATACAAGCAATCGTCATGATTTCCTGCAATAAAAATTTGTGCCTCTATGAATCGTTATATTCATGGTTTTAAAATTTCAGGGTAGGTCCCGGAGAAAATGAACTCGGGATTTTTTCGTGTTTCTAAAAGCGATCTTTTAAGTTTTTCTTCATCATAATATAGAGAATGACATTCAAACGTCGTATGTAATTCATTTATTTCGATCGGCCCGAGAATTTCTTTTTCCTGCACTTTAGTTTTAGGCATTAACGTCACGACATCGATATATAAATGTTCCGGTAATTGTTTATCGGTAGATTTCGGATTTTGAGGGTTTTTAAATATGTTCCACCATTCATTTCCGCTTTTGCTTTGCAAAAGACAAAAGATAAAAGTCGCATAGGAAATTGCTTGCAACATAGCGTCGCTTTGAGGTTCATTTTTAATGTTTTCGTCTTTAATTTCTATGACACAAAGTCTTTTTTCACCATTCTTATGTATTACTCTGCCAAAATATCTATTCCGCCTCCGGCGTGGTTTGCGTATTCGGGATCATGGTTACTCGCTTTTAGAGGAGTAGGCATCTGAAAGAATGCGTCGAATAATTTTATAGGCTGAATGTTACATAATTGTTTGTTTTGTTTTCGTAACGTTTTAGCAAATTCGTTTAGTATAAAACTTTCTATTCGATGTTCGGGGCTTTTGGTTTTAATTTCTGAACATTTGTCGAAATATTGTTTAAATTTTATCCTGAATTGTTGAGCTAAATTACTATTCCGGTCTATCTTACCATTGAAAACATTTATGTCGAAATATTTTTTGTTTGATTTAGCCTTATCTTCTGTAACATTAAGAAAAATTCGATCTTGATGATTTTGCTTGTCTTCTTTGACGATTATCTCCCCGATATTTTGTCCGAAAAAACGTAAATCGTATCGCCAGTCTTTATTCTTGGATGCAGACACTTTGCTATAAACACATAACGGTTTTCCCATTCATTTTTGTATTCTTCTAATAAAAAGCGACATTTATTAATGATTTCTTGAGGTTTCATTTTGTTTGCTTTTGAGTTCTGTATGCAAAATTAGGAAATTAAATCATTCGGTTTGGCATTCTTTAAAATATGTCATTTTAAGACTTTCTGAGTTGGTAGTCAAATATTGTTTAGAATTTCAAACCACACATTTCTTTTATAATTTACCTGCCCTTTAAAGTTAATATCGTATCTTTGGTGATAGGTATTGAGATTGTTCAATTATGCTTATTTGTTAAATCTTTATCTAATAATTTAAAAATGAAGAATAAAATAGTATTGTTTTTATTGGCTTTTTTACTGGTATGTATGCTGCCGGCTGTGGCAGCCGAACCTACTCTTCCTTCATGGGCTTTAGGTGGTTTTGTAAGGGTAGAGGGAAAGAATCCGGTAATTGTTCCTAAAGAAAATAGTAAATTCGATTGCCCTATGCGGAAATCGCCTGTTGCCTGGGAAGAAAGCGATACTTTTAATCCTGCTGCGGTTGTTAAAGACGGGAAAATATGTGTATTGTACCGAGCAGAGGACAATTCCCATCCCGGACTTGGAAGACGGACATCGCGAATCGGGTTGGGCGAAAGTAAAGACGGCGTAATAATGAAACGTCGTGATACCCCTGTAATGTATCCCGGAGAAGATGCTGCGAAAGAATACGAGTGGCCCGGGGGATGTGAAGATCCAAGAGTTGCAGTAACAGATGACGGATTATATGTGATGATGTACACTTCTTGGAATCAGAAAGTTCCCCGTTTGGCAGTCGCAACTTCCCGAGATTTACTTACTTGGGAAAAATACGGTCCTGCGTTTGCTAAAGCTTACGAGGGGCGCTTTAAAGATTTGGGTTGCAAATCGGGTTCTATCGTGACAAAAGTGAAAAACGGCAAACAAGTAATTACTCAAATAAATGGAAAATATTTTATGTATTGGGGCGAAGATAATGTCTATGGAGCTACATCCGAAGATTTGGTAAATTGGATTCCTGTACTCGATGAGAAGGGGAATTTAAAAAAATTGATGAGCCCTCGAGAAGGCTATTTCGACAGTATGTTGAGCGAATGCGGCCCTCCTGCTGTAATGACTGATAAAGGCATTGTTTTGTTATATAATGGTAAAAACCATCCTGGCGATAAAGGTGATAAAAAATATCCCTCGGGAGTATATGCTGCCGGGCAAGCTTTGTTCGATAAAAATAATCCTGAGAGACTTGTCGATAGACTCGATGAAGCTTTCTTTAGACCGATGGAGTCGTTTGAACAAAGCGGGCAGTATAAAGACGGAACCGTTTTTGTTGAAGGTTTGGTGTATTATAAGAAGAAATGGTATTTGTATTACGGTTGTGCCGATTCATTTGTCGGTGTTGCGGTTTATGATCCTGACCATCCGGCAACTCCCGATCCTGTTCCTGTTATGAAGAGATGAACTGAAACTGTAACGAACACTGTTACTATAATCTGTTAAAAACGGTTCCTTAATAGGAACCGTTTTTTAATTACACCAAATATCGAACCCATCTATGCCGTACTCCAGCAGGTCATATTCGTTACCTGAAGGATATGGTTTGGATTTTCTCCAGAACCAGGGCCTTACACTACCCCTTGACGTTCCGATATGGTGCGGCCCCAGCAAGTTTCGAAGACTGCTTATTACTTTTACCGTTATTATGTTTTCTCCCGGTTTTATTTGCGAAGAAATATCCAGTTTCCAGGGGTCGCTGATAAGTGTGCCTGCGCTCGATCCGTTAACGATTATCTCAGCTACGGTTCCTCTGAAATTATCGAGTGAGACGGCATAATTTTTTTCAGCATCCTGGATGTTATATTTCCGGGAATATGTAACAGCGGAATTATAAAAAGGAAGTCCTTGTTTAGTCCAGTTTCCAGCTATGAGTTTTTCGGGCCGCATTATTTCCCAACCTTTTTCAATGGGGTTTACCGAAAAGTCTCCTATTATGTATATTTTATCGAGTTCGGCCCGAACATCCATTTTATCTATCGATACGCTTATCGAGTTTTTTCCATTATTTGTATATTTCCCGATCGGATATACTCCGAAATACCGGTCGAGCCACCATTTATCCGGTTCGGGTTTTATATTGTGTCCGTTAATCGAAACTTTTACCAGTTCCGGCCTTTCTATAACAGCAAATAAATTTCTGGTGTCGATTTCATCGTTAACGAAGAAGTGATAAGTGGCTTCGTATCCGGATAGATCAGATACGTTTTTCCGAAGTATATTTTGTTTGTATTGTACACTATTCATCCACGGATTATCGTTGAATCCCATCGTTTTGAATATCATCCGATCGGCATCTGCCGTATAAAGGTCCTTGAATTCTTCTCCATTCAATTTGAGATCGCAATAATCAATAGCCAGTACATTTGGATCCGAGCGTTTGACTACCATATGGGTATCTGTCTTTATAAGTTTGTCGGTTACGATTTTTTTGACTTGTTGCTTATTTTTTATTTTTTTGTCCGAAACGTATAATAAAAGACTGCCGGCAGGAGGTAAATCAAAGGTAAATCGAATTTTATTCTTGTCACTGTAAAAATTATATTCTTTTACAGTTCCATCATATAAGTCGAGTTGAGCGATGTCTTTTCCTTTTACAGAAACCGATCCCGTTCCGTTTGAATTTACGGAGCTGTTTACGATAAAGAGTATTTGTCCGTCTTGTGTTATTCGACGATGGTGATAAATATTTTCTGAGGACAGATCGTTGAACGAAATTTCGGTCGATCCGAAATGTTTTTTTATATCGTTATCGGTAAGCGCCTTCAGGATTTTAACCGAGGGAGCATCGAATATTTTTTTTAGTTCGGGGGCATAGTTGCCATCTATTCGTTCGGGAATGGCATAAGCGATTATTTTACCGCCATTTTCTATATATTTCTGTAACAGATAAGCGGTTTTAGTATCTATATTTTCGGTGAGTGGCGGAATTACGATCGTGTTATAAATTCGGGATCCGATTTTAAATCCTTTTTTATTTACTTCACCCTGATCTTTAATTATATTTTCACAACCGAGATCATATTCTACTTGATGTTTTTCGAGTTCAGTAACGAATTCCTGGAATTTTTGACCGATTGTTAATTGATGCTGATTCGCCTTTCTTTTACTGGCATAAAGCCATACCGAAGTCGTCGGTTCGAGTACGAGTATATCATTGACTTGTTCCCCTGAAGATAAGGCTAAAGAAAGACGAGAAAAATATTCGTTTAAAGGCTTATAATAGGGCCACCAGGGAGACGCGTCGTTAAAAACGGGAGGATAGTCGATTTTACGGCTACCCGAGAGTGTAGGATGAGAGAGGTGTTGATTCATCATGTTTACTCCCAGAACGTATTCCCAATCGCCTAATCGCTTGAAGTCTTTCAGAGTCTCTTCCCAGCCTCCGCCTCCATAAGTTTCACTCAATGTTCTTTTTTTATCGAGTTGATTTGCAATACTCGATAATTCTTTTACAGCCCTTATGTTTCCGAACTGAGCATTAGAACTTACATCATTGAATTCATTGAATAATAAGTCGATGGCCGGTATTTGATGCCAGGCGTACATGGCCATATTATCACAGCCGTTGTACAAGTCGGGCCAATCATGTTCCCAATAATGACCGGTCCAGTTGAGCCCTTTTTCCTGAGCGTAATTACTATAAGGTTTCGACCATCTTTCGATAAACATATGCAGGAGAGTCTGATAATAATTATGTCTTATTTTTTTCCAATCACCCCATTCATCCCAAAGCGCAGGCAGATATTCTTCGAGGTTGTAACCGTGCTCTTTGCGGAATGTATCGAACAGATCGCTTGTCCATCGGATTCCTCCATCGACAGCGATTTGGGGTTCATCAGAGAAAATACCGGGTACAGTTTTTGCAAACTCGTTTCCTATTGATTTTTCATATCCGGACATGGTGATTTCCAGAAATTTTTCGGTAACTCCTTTTTTCAAAAGATCGGTATAACAAAACCCGCCATATATGCCAGCCCGTGGATTGTAAATCTTTTTGAAAATATAGTAATCACCCGGTTTATTTTTATAATTATCGAGTGATCTCGTGATGTTATCGAATTTATCATTCTCTTTTTTCAAGCAAAGAAAAATATCGTCGGTAGCTGGAGGTATTTTATCTGATTGTTGCATGTTTAGCCCGATTCCTTCGTTATACGACTGTGGCATGAGGTCGGGAACATATCCCCCTGCAAAACCGCTGGGGTACGAGTTTTCATCATATAACCAGACGTCGAGACCTAATTCTTTTCCTTTATTTACCGTATATTTAACGAGGTCGTACCATTCTTGCGATAGGTATTCGGTTTGTAACCCGACTCTTGGATGAATAAAGACACCTCCGAATCCGTTTTCTTTGTATGACTGCATCATGCGGTCGATTAGCGGAGGGGTCATTTTTTCATTCCATACGAAGAAAGGTATTGTACCATACTGTTTTCCGGGGGTGGAAAATTCTTTGCGCAGGTCATTCAGATTATTAGGGTTTTCATTCGTTTTTTTTGCCGTAGATTGCAAAAACGGCAAAATGGATATGAAACAGGAGAAAAATAAATATTTTGATTTCATGAATAGATTTTTGATTATATTATAATTGATATCGATATATTAAACGTTAAAATTACTTGTCTTAGATAGATAAATTCTTTTATATTTGGGCTTTTTACTTTGTTTTTTGATCTATTTCCGTAAAATGTATGGAAATTTACTTCGGTAACAGGTAGTATGAGCGAAACTAACGAAAGAGCTTCGTCCTTAAATAAAGGGTCTGCTCTTGTTCTCGATATTTTCGATAGAGACTGTTATATCGTAAAAAAGAGATAATTAATATTGGTATATACAAAAAAATAGTTACCTTTGCCCCGATTTTAACAGACCATATAATGTCTAACTTATTAAAGTAATCAACTAATTAATTAAATGGATCAAGAACTTAAAAATTCTCCCGTTGAAAATTTCGACTGGGATGCCTATGAAAAAGGCGATGTTTACGGTGAAAAAAGCCGTGAAGAACTGGTAAACACATATGACCAGTCTCTGAGCACAGTAAAAGACAAAGAAGTAATCGAAGGTACTGTGATTTCTCTCAACAAACGTGAAGTTGTTGTTAATATCGGTTACAAATCGGACGGAGTTATCTCGATGAACGAGTTCCGTTACAATCCTGATCTGAAAGTAGGAGATACTGTTGAAGTATATATCGAAAGTCAGGAAGACAAAAAAGGACAATTAGTTCTTTCTCACAAGAAAGCCCGTGCAACCCGTTCTTGGGATCGTGTTAATTCGGCTCTTGAAAATGACGAAATTATTAAAGGTTTTATCAAATGCCGTACCAAAGGCGGTATGATTGTGGATGTATTTGGCATCGAAGCATTCTTACCCGGTTCGCAGATCGATGTTAAACCTATTCGTGACTACGATGTATTTGTAGGCAAGACTATGGAATTCAAAGTTGTTAAAATCAACCAGGAATTCAAAAATGTGGTGGTTTCGCATAAGGCTCTTATCGAAGCTGAACTCGAACAACAGAAAAAAGATATTATCGCTAAGCTCGAAAAAGGACAGGTATTGGAAGGTACCGTTAAAAATATCACTTCTTACGGTGTATTTATCGACCTCGGCGGCGTAGATGGTCTTATCCATATTACCGATCTTTCGTGGGGCCGTGTAAGTCATCCCGAAGAGGTGGTTTCTCTCGATCAGAAGCTCAATGTGGTTATCCTTGACTTCGATGATGAAAAGAAACGTATCGCTTTGGGGCTGAAACAATTAATGCCTCATCCGTGGGATGCTTTGAGTGCCGACCTGAAAGTGGGTGACAAAGTGAAAGGTAAAGTTGTCGTTATGGCCGATTATGGTGCGTTTATCGAAATTGCTCCGGGCGTGGAAGGTCTTATCCATGTTTCTGAAATGTCATGGTCTCAGCATCTGCGCAGTGCACAGGATTTCATGAAAGTAGGCGATGAAGTAGAAGCTGTTATCCTTACCCTCGATCGTGAAGAACGTAAGATGTCTTTGGGTATCAAACAATTGAAAGCCGATCCTTGGGAAAATATAGAAACTAAATATGCCGTAGGTTCTCGCCACATGGCAAAAGTACGTAACTTTACGAACTTCGGAGTATTTGTTGAAATAGAGGAAGGAGTTGACGGTTTGATTCATATTTCAGACCTTTCTTGGACGAAGAAGATCAAACATCCTTCTGAATTTACTCAAATCGGTGCAGAGATCGAAGTACAGGTGCTCGAAATCGATAAGGAAAACCGTCGTTTGAGCCTCGGTCACAAACAACTCGAAGAAAATCCCTGGGATGTATTCGAAACCGTGTTTACTGTAGATTCTATACATGAAGGTACTATTGTCGAAATGCTCGATAAAGGTGCTGTAATAGCATTGCCTTATGGTGTAGAAGGATTTGCAACTCCTAAACACTTGGTAAAAGAAGATGGTACTCAAGCTCAGGTTGAAGAAAAATTGCCGTTTAAGGTAATCGAATTTAACAAAGATGCAAAACGTATCATTCTTTCTCATAGCCGTATTTTCGAAGATGAAGCGAAAGCCGAAGCTAAGAAAGAAGCTGCTGCTAAAAAAGCTGCTAAGAAATCGGCTAAATCCGAAGAAACTCCTGTTATCAACAACAATGTAGAAAAAACTACATTGGGTGATATCGAAGAGTTGGCTGCTTTGAAAGAAAAACTGGATTCTGAAAAGAAATAAGTAATTTTCTATAATGTAGTAAACAGGAATGCAAAATCTTGCATTCCTGTTTTTTATTTTAGAGAATCGAATATCGGTTCTTTTCTTTCTGCGAGTTTTCTTTTTTCGGTTTTTAGAAGTATATTTGTTTATAAAGGGAGTCTATATTTTTCTCTTTAACAGAATAGTGTAATATGAGTGATTTTGAGATTAATATTTTAGGATGCGGTTCTGCATTGCCTACTGTAAAGCATTATCCGACTTCTCAGGTTGTTGCTTTACGGGAGAAAATGTTTATGGTCGATTGCGGAGAGGGGGCTCAACTGCAATTCCGTCGTCAAAAACTGAAATTCAGCAGATTGAATCATATTTTTATTTCTCATTTACATGGTGATCATTGTTTCGGATTGCCGGGTATAATTTCTACTTTGGCATTGCTGGGGCGAACAGGAGAGTTGGTTGTACATGCGCATCCTGATATCGAAAAAATATTCGGACCTATACTTTCTTATTGTTCACGGGACATGCCTTTTCAGCTCCGTTTTAATTCGCTGACTCCCTCTGTTTCTGAAATTATTTATGAAGACCGATCGATGCGAGTGCGCACTATACCGCTAAGACATCGTATACCGACATGCGGTTTTCTGTTTGAAGAAAAACCGAAAAGCCGTCATCTCATCAGGGATATAGTGGAATTTTATAAAATACCTTTAAAAGATAGGGCACAGATTAGAGATGGCGCTGATTATACGACACCCGAGGGTAAAATAATCCCGAATAACATACTTACCCGTGAGGCAGACAAATCATATCGATATGCTTACTGTTCCGATACGATTTATACAGAGAAAATTATTCCTTTAATCGAAGGTGTAGATGTATTGTATCATGAATCTACCTTTGCTAATGATAATCTTTTGAGAGCGAAAGAGACTTTTCACTCTACCGCTATCCAAGCTGCCGAAATCGCTCGTAAGGCAAATGTAGGGCGTTTAATTTTGGGGCATTATTCTGCTCGTTATCTCGATAACACTATATTTTTAGAAGAGGCTATATCTGTTTTCCCAAATACGATATTGGCTCAGGAGGGTCTTGTCGTACCTGTTTCGGGAAAATAGCTTTTAATAAATGTAATAGAATAATGAAGGTAATTTTTACAATATCAGTTTATGCTGAAGGTAGATATAAAGTTATCCTTTTACATAACCTATATGATATATTGCGAATTTAATTTAGAAGGGATATCCTACTGCAAAATTTAAGGTCGCATCTCTTGTAAACTTCGGTTTTATTACGACCCAACGTTTAGAGAATTCGCGCCCCGGATTATAAGCCTTCATACCTAAATCAAAGCGTAATACGAAATAATTGAAGTCGAAACGGATTCCCAAACCGTAAGCTAAAGCGATTTCCTTATAAAATGAATCGAATCTGAATTGACCGCCCGGTTGGGACGGATAATCTTTTATCGTCCAGATATTACCTGCATCTATAAAAGCCGCCATTTCGAGTTTCCAAATAAGTTTACTCCGATATTCGGCATTCAGGTCGAGCCGGATATCGCCACATTGATTCATGAAATTCATAACCTGGTTTCCTCCGCGGAAACTACCCGGTCCGAGGGTTCTTACCGACCATCCCCTGACACTGTTTGCCCCCCCTGAAAAATATCGTTTTTCGAAAGGTAGAACTTCGGAATTTCCATACGGGATTTCTACTCCCGCACCCGCATGCAGTGCAAATGAATTCCGTTCGTCGAATACGAAAGTATAGGCATAATCGGCATCTACTTTGGCATATTGAGCATACCTGATTCCTCCGATTTTGTATTCTCCGTTATTTCGTTTCATGTGAGTCATTTTCGAAATACCGTATAAAAGATTACCGGCAATTTCACCTGCCATACGAAGCGTATAAATATTGTGCAGGCTTTTTACGGTAGGGTTGAGATTAGAACGGTAAAATACATAGGAAGACCGCATAATAAAGTGATTATCGTAACTGTATCGTAACAGCGGGTTATCGGCCGGTATATTATTGAGAAAATCGTTAGTAGCTTTTGGCAGATAGACATAACTGATATCTACCAGATCGAGATGATGCCGGTAAATATTGCGATGGGTATACCACTTGTAATTCCAACCTCCACCTGCAATCACACGGGTATATTCTGGCCTTCTTTGATAATTGATGTTGGCTGTGAATTCGGTTGTAGCACGTAGTTTTTTACGGGTTTGGCTTTTGATAAATGGAAATAAAAATTCAGGAATTGCTACGCCTACTTCTCCTCCGAGCTCGGTATAATTATCGTTAATGATACCGCTAAGATCTCCCGATAAGCTTTCGTATGCACTCCGGAATTTAGCCGTAAAAGTTTGAGATCCGTTAAAGATGTTCCGATGTTGATAAGTAAGTCCCAGTGCAAATCCGAGGTCGCCGGCCGAGTTGGTGCCTTCCACATCTACCGATATCGTTTGACCTTTCCCTTCGGTAAGCAGAATATAGCAATCGAGCATTTCGGTATTTCCTATTTTTACCGGAGTAAAACGGATATTGACATATTTCAGTATTTTTAGTCGCCCGAAAGCCGAGTAGGTGCGGTCAACATCTCTGTTATTGAACAGTTGTCCGGGTTCGATATAACAGTTATTTATGAGAGTTTCTTTTTTAAGGTAATGTTTTTCTCCGTATAAAATATAATAACCCTTGTATTCGACAGTATCTTTAACGTCGTACCGTTTGTTTTCATCGAGTATCATCGGGTTATAATTGGTCACGAAATATACGTTATTGATAAGATATATTTCATGGTCTTTGTACTCTATCTTATTGTCTGGTGCGGTTTTCGGAATCGGACGAAGATTTAATTCGAGCTCTACTCCGTTATTCCGTAAAGATGTATCGGCAGTATAAGTAAT belongs to Coprobacter tertius and includes:
- the rpsA gene encoding 30S ribosomal protein S1, encoding MDQELKNSPVENFDWDAYEKGDVYGEKSREELVNTYDQSLSTVKDKEVIEGTVISLNKREVVVNIGYKSDGVISMNEFRYNPDLKVGDTVEVYIESQEDKKGQLVLSHKKARATRSWDRVNSALENDEIIKGFIKCRTKGGMIVDVFGIEAFLPGSQIDVKPIRDYDVFVGKTMEFKVVKINQEFKNVVVSHKALIEAELEQQKKDIIAKLEKGQVLEGTVKNITSYGVFIDLGGVDGLIHITDLSWGRVSHPEEVVSLDQKLNVVILDFDDEKKRIALGLKQLMPHPWDALSADLKVGDKVKGKVVVMADYGAFIEIAPGVEGLIHVSEMSWSQHLRSAQDFMKVGDEVEAVILTLDREERKMSLGIKQLKADPWENIETKYAVGSRHMAKVRNFTNFGVFVEIEEGVDGLIHISDLSWTKKIKHPSEFTQIGAEIEVQVLEIDKENRRLSLGHKQLEENPWDVFETVFTVDSIHEGTIVEMLDKGAVIALPYGVEGFATPKHLVKEDGTQAQVEEKLPFKVIEFNKDAKRIILSHSRIFEDEAKAEAKKEAAAKKAAKKSAKSEETPVINNNVEKTTLGDIEELAALKEKLDSEKK
- a CDS encoding ribonuclease Z, with product MSDFEINILGCGSALPTVKHYPTSQVVALREKMFMVDCGEGAQLQFRRQKLKFSRLNHIFISHLHGDHCFGLPGIISTLALLGRTGELVVHAHPDIEKIFGPILSYCSRDMPFQLRFNSLTPSVSEIIYEDRSMRVRTIPLRHRIPTCGFLFEEKPKSRHLIRDIVEFYKIPLKDRAQIRDGADYTTPEGKIIPNNILTREADKSYRYAYCSDTIYTEKIIPLIEGVDVLYHESTFANDNLLRAKETFHSTAIQAAEIARKANVGRLILGHYSARYLDNTIFLEEAISVFPNTILAQEGLVVPVSGK
- a CDS encoding BamA/TamA family outer membrane protein — translated: MNSKRITYFSIFLILIYLVSSCSTTRHVGQGEYLLNNVSITTDNKNIKPSELKPYIRQEPNHKTFGIFGLPLFFYNLSGKDTTRWINRLMRKMGTPPVIYDSILTIRSQKEIKKALSNRGYENAVVTVDTVSKKKKMKVKYIVTANKPYYIDEISYNIPDQNIRDIVMADTSSFLLKKGILFDRNVLEKERQRISSLLRNNGYYAFNKEYITYTADTSLRNNGVELELNLRPIPKTAPDNKIEYKDHEIYLINNVYFVTNYNPMILDENKRYDVKDTVEYKGYYILYGEKHYLKKETLINNCYIEPGQLFNNRDVDRTYSAFGRLKILKYVNIRFTPVKIGNTEMLDCYILLTEGKGQTISVDVEGTNSAGDLGFALGLTYQHRNIFNGSQTFTAKFRSAYESLSGDLSGIINDNYTELGGEVGVAIPEFLFPFIKSQTRKKLRATTEFTANINYQRRPEYTRVIAGGGWNYKWYTHRNIYRHHLDLVDISYVYLPKATNDFLNNIPADNPLLRYSYDNHFIMRSSYVFYRSNLNPTVKSLHNIYTLRMAGEIAGNLLYGISKMTHMKRNNGEYKIGGIRYAQYAKVDADYAYTFVFDERNSFALHAGAGVEIPYGNSEVLPFEKRYFSGGANSVRGWSVRTLGPGSFRGGNQVMNFMNQCGDIRLDLNAEYRSKLIWKLEMAAFIDAGNIWTIKDYPSQPGGQFRFDSFYKEIALAYGLGIRFDFNYFVLRFDLGMKAYNPGREFSKRWVVIKPKFTRDATLNFAVGYPF
- a CDS encoding glycoside hydrolase family 130 protein, whose amino-acid sequence is MKNKIVLFLLAFLLVCMLPAVAAEPTLPSWALGGFVRVEGKNPVIVPKENSKFDCPMRKSPVAWEESDTFNPAAVVKDGKICVLYRAEDNSHPGLGRRTSRIGLGESKDGVIMKRRDTPVMYPGEDAAKEYEWPGGCEDPRVAVTDDGLYVMMYTSWNQKVPRLAVATSRDLLTWEKYGPAFAKAYEGRFKDLGCKSGSIVTKVKNGKQVITQINGKYFMYWGEDNVYGATSEDLVNWIPVLDEKGNLKKLMSPREGYFDSMLSECGPPAVMTDKGIVLLYNGKNHPGDKGDKKYPSGVYAAGQALFDKNNPERLVDRLDEAFFRPMESFEQSGQYKDGTVFVEGLVYYKKKWYLYYGCADSFVGVAVYDPDHPATPDPVPVMKR
- a CDS encoding glycosyl hydrolase codes for the protein MKSKYLFFSCFISILPFLQSTAKKTNENPNNLNDLRKEFSTPGKQYGTIPFFVWNEKMTPPLIDRMMQSYKENGFGGVFIHPRVGLQTEYLSQEWYDLVKYTVNKGKELGLDVWLYDENSYPSGFAGGYVPDLMPQSYNEGIGLNMQQSDKIPPATDDIFLCLKKENDKFDNITRSLDNYKNKPGDYYIFKKIYNPRAGIYGGFCYTDLLKKGVTEKFLEITMSGYEKSIGNEFAKTVPGIFSDEPQIAVDGGIRWTSDLFDTFRKEHGYNLEEYLPALWDEWGDWKKIRHNYYQTLLHMFIERWSKPYSNYAQEKGLNWTGHYWEHDWPDLYNGCDNMAMYAWHQIPAIDLLFNEFNDVSSNAQFGNIRAVKELSSIANQLDKKRTLSETYGGGGWEETLKDFKRLGDWEYVLGVNMMNQHLSHPTLSGSRKIDYPPVFNDASPWWPYYKPLNEYFSRLSLALSSGEQVNDILVLEPTTSVWLYASKRKANQHQLTIGQKFQEFVTELEKHQVEYDLGCENIIKDQGEVNKKGFKIGSRIYNTIVIPPLTENIDTKTAYLLQKYIENGGKIIAYAIPERIDGNYAPELKKIFDAPSVKILKALTDNDIKKHFGSTEISFNDLSSENIYHHRRITQDGQILFIVNSSVNSNGTGSVSVKGKDIAQLDLYDGTVKEYNFYSDKNKIRFTFDLPPAGSLLLYVSDKKIKNKQQVKKIVTDKLIKTDTHMVVKRSDPNVLAIDYCDLKLNGEEFKDLYTADADRMIFKTMGFNDNPWMNSVQYKQNILRKNVSDLSGYEATYHFFVNDEIDTRNLFAVIERPELVKVSINGHNIKPEPDKWWLDRYFGVYPIGKYTNNGKNSISVSIDKMDVRAELDKIYIIGDFSVNPIEKGWEIMRPEKLIAGNWTKQGLPFYNSAVTYSRKYNIQDAEKNYAVSLDNFRGTVAEIIVNGSSAGTLISDPWKLDISSQIKPGENIITVKVISSLRNLLGPHHIGTSRGSVRPWFWRKSKPYPSGNEYDLLEYGIDGFDIWCN